In the Lysinibacillus sp. PLM2 genome, one interval contains:
- a CDS encoding N-acetylglucosaminyltransferase, with translation MNSQISSFIENFNLFMFILFAFMYLYQIIYMFIAFKEKRKQRQVSHNQHKNRFAVLIAARNEEVVIGQLIKSIKKQNYPKELVDIFVVADNCTDKTAVIAEREGAIVRERFNKEQVGKGYALDFMIKFIESEYAYKQYDGYLVLDADNLLDKNYIAEMNKTFNEGYRVITSYRNSKNFDHNWISAGYGLWFLHEAEYLNLPRMTLKNSCAISGTGFLVKAEIFKENGGWIHHLLTEDIEFSVSQIIKGEKIGYCRDAVLYDEQPVTFKQSWHQRLRWAKGFYQVFSNYGKKLISGVLFNKGNRFSCYDMTMTVMPAMLITCFSIAVNSSFYLAGIFGFIDGKEIISVTTFAILKSFCWYFGILFILGLITTITEWKRIHSSNWKKILYTFTFPLFMVTYIPIAIVALFKKVEWKPIAHTVAKSIDDVLDNVKN, from the coding sequence TTGAATTCTCAAATTTCATCTTTCATTGAAAATTTTAATCTCTTCATGTTCATTTTATTTGCTTTTATGTACTTGTATCAAATAATTTACATGTTCATTGCCTTTAAAGAAAAAAGAAAGCAAAGACAGGTGAGTCATAATCAGCATAAAAATAGGTTTGCAGTTCTTATTGCGGCTCGAAATGAAGAAGTAGTTATTGGCCAACTTATAAAAAGTATTAAGAAACAAAATTACCCAAAAGAGTTAGTGGACATTTTTGTTGTTGCAGACAACTGTACTGACAAAACAGCCGTGATAGCTGAGCGTGAAGGGGCAATTGTAAGAGAACGATTCAATAAAGAGCAAGTAGGCAAAGGATATGCTCTTGATTTTATGATCAAGTTTATAGAAAGTGAGTATGCTTATAAACAATACGATGGCTATCTTGTATTAGATGCTGATAATTTATTAGATAAAAATTATATTGCCGAAATGAATAAAACCTTTAACGAAGGCTATCGAGTAATTACGAGCTACAGAAATTCTAAAAACTTTGATCACAACTGGATTTCTGCAGGATACGGGCTTTGGTTTTTACATGAAGCAGAATATTTAAATTTACCTCGAATGACATTAAAAAATAGCTGTGCTATATCTGGAACAGGATTTTTAGTGAAAGCAGAGATATTTAAAGAAAATGGTGGTTGGATTCATCATCTTTTAACTGAGGATATAGAATTTTCGGTATCTCAAATTATAAAAGGTGAAAAAATCGGATACTGCAGAGATGCAGTTCTTTATGATGAGCAACCAGTTACTTTTAAACAGTCATGGCATCAACGTTTGCGTTGGGCAAAAGGCTTTTACCAAGTTTTTAGTAACTATGGTAAAAAACTAATTAGTGGAGTTTTATTTAACAAAGGAAATCGTTTTTCTTGTTATGATATGACGATGACAGTCATGCCAGCAATGCTTATTACATGCTTCAGTATCGCGGTGAATAGTTCGTTCTATTTAGCGGGGATTTTTGGCTTTATAGACGGTAAGGAAATCATTTCTGTGACAACATTCGCCATTCTAAAATCGTTTTGTTGGTACTTCGGTATATTATTTATCCTAGGATTAATTACAACAATTACGGAATGGAAGAGAATCCACTCTTCAAATTGGAAAAAGATACTTTATACATTTACTTTCCCTCTGTTTATGGTAACTTATATACCAATTGCAATAGTCGCTTTGTTTAAGAAAGTGGAATGGAAACCAATTGCACATACGGTGGCGAAATCCATTGATGATGTGCTGGATAATGTGAAAAATTAA
- a CDS encoding luciferase has translation MEIGLTTFVETTPDIHTGKVKTHAERIREVVEEIVLADEVGLDVYGVGEHHRKDYACSTPAVLLSAAASRTKNIRLTSAVTVLSSDDPVRVFQEFSTVDAISNGRAEIMAGRGSFIESFPLFGYDLKDYDELFDEKLDLLLKLRENDVITWEGKHRASINNRGVYPRPVQNPLPVWIASGGTPQSVARAGVLGLPLVLAIIGGSPLQFAPLVQLYYKAAKQAGHDITKLTVASHSHGFVGDTTEAAIDKFFPSTQYAMNVIGRERGWGQYTRDTFDHARSLEGALYVGDVKTVAEKIIFLRKNVGITRFMLHCPVGSMPHEDVMRSIELLGKEVAPIVREEIAKWEANS, from the coding sequence ATGGAAATAGGATTAACAACCTTCGTAGAAACTACACCAGATATACATACAGGAAAAGTGAAAACCCATGCAGAGCGTATTCGTGAAGTAGTGGAGGAAATTGTTTTAGCGGATGAGGTAGGGTTGGATGTATATGGTGTTGGGGAACATCACCGAAAAGATTATGCATGCTCTACACCAGCAGTACTTCTTTCAGCAGCAGCATCACGCACTAAAAATATAAGATTAACAAGTGCGGTAACTGTGCTATCGTCTGATGATCCAGTACGAGTATTTCAAGAATTTTCAACAGTAGATGCAATTTCAAATGGACGTGCAGAGATTATGGCAGGCCGTGGCTCCTTTATTGAGTCATTCCCCCTATTTGGCTACGACTTAAAGGATTATGATGAATTATTTGATGAGAAATTAGATTTATTATTAAAACTTAGAGAAAATGATGTGATTACTTGGGAAGGGAAGCATCGAGCATCGATAAATAACAGAGGTGTATATCCAAGACCTGTTCAAAATCCTTTACCTGTTTGGATAGCGAGTGGTGGCACCCCACAATCTGTTGCTCGTGCGGGAGTACTTGGATTGCCACTTGTGCTTGCAATTATTGGAGGTAGTCCTTTACAATTTGCACCACTTGTCCAGCTGTATTATAAAGCAGCGAAACAAGCTGGCCATGATATAACAAAATTAACAGTTGCCTCTCATTCACATGGTTTTGTTGGTGATACAACTGAAGCAGCAATAGATAAATTTTTCCCTTCTACTCAATATGCGATGAATGTTATAGGTAGAGAGCGCGGCTGGGGTCAATATACCCGAGATACATTTGACCATGCACGTAGCTTAGAAGGGGCGCTATATGTGGGAGATGTAAAAACCGTAGCGGAAAAGATAATATTCCTTCGAAAAAATGTGGGGATCACAAGATTTATGTTGCATTGCCCTGTTGGTTCAATGCCTCATGAAGATGTAATGAGATCCATTGAATTACTTGGTAAAGAAGTAGCACCAATTGTTCGTGAAGAGATTGCAAAATGGGAAGCAAATAGCTAA
- a CDS encoding AraC family transcriptional regulator encodes MDSLKSLNDAINYIEQHLTGEIDFKKVAQIALCSEYHFQRMFSFLSGVSLSEYIRRRKLTLAAFDIANSNEKIIDIALKYGYASPDSFTRAFQNLHGTTPREVRTNGTHLKAYPKMTFYLSIKGGIEMNYRIIEKSAFKIVGIKKRVPIVFNGVNSEIDAMWKSLNIDLISQIKALSNTDPVGIISASVNFDDGRMEEKGELDHYIGAATTNECPDHFEELAVAPLTWAVFESIGPFPETLQNIWGRIYSEWFPLSNYEIAKGPEILWNADKDTTNPNFRSEIWIPIQKK; translated from the coding sequence ATGGATTCGCTAAAATCATTGAATGATGCAATAAATTACATTGAACAGCATTTAACGGGTGAGATTGATTTTAAAAAAGTTGCCCAAATTGCACTTTGCTCAGAGTATCATTTTCAGAGAATGTTTTCCTTCCTATCAGGTGTTTCATTATCTGAATATATTCGTAGGAGAAAATTAACATTAGCTGCATTTGATATTGCAAATAGCAATGAAAAAATAATAGATATCGCACTAAAATACGGTTATGCATCACCAGATTCATTTACACGAGCATTTCAAAACTTGCACGGAACAACGCCCAGAGAAGTAAGAACCAATGGCACCCATTTAAAAGCCTATCCAAAGATGACCTTCTATCTATCAATTAAAGGAGGAATAGAGATGAATTATCGAATTATAGAGAAGTCAGCATTTAAAATCGTTGGAATAAAAAAACGAGTTCCCATAGTGTTTAACGGGGTCAATTCTGAAATTGATGCAATGTGGAAAAGTTTAAATATCGATTTAATATCTCAAATAAAAGCATTATCGAACACAGACCCTGTTGGGATTATTAGTGCATCTGTTAATTTCGATGACGGGCGTATGGAAGAAAAAGGTGAACTAGACCACTATATTGGAGCAGCAACTACTAATGAATGTCCTGATCATTTTGAGGAGCTTGCCGTTGCCCCGTTAACATGGGCAGTTTTTGAGTCTATAGGTCCATTCCCTGAGACATTACAAAACATTTGGGGAAGAATTTATTCTGAATGGTTTCCATTATCAAATTACGAAATTGCAAAGGGACCTGAAATTTTGTGGAATGCTGATAAAGATACAACGAATCCAAACTTTAGAAGCGAAATATGGATTCCTATCCAAAAGAAATAA
- the nrnB gene encoding oligoribonuclease NrnB, which yields MYKLLSHNDLDGVGCGILAKLAFGQDVKVRYNSVSSLNREIEFFLENDSPETFLFITDLSPSESNEQKLEKFYEQYQNIQLIDHHKTALHLNNYRWGFVLVEDELGRLTSATSLFYNYLISNKLLEEKRAITEFVELVRQYDTWEWEKNENHKAHSLNSLFFLVSIDEFEETMLERLQTSEHFDFDEFEKKLLNMEEDKIERYIRRKRREIVQAKIGEHFAGIVYAESYHSELGNELGKEHPHLDYITILNMGGKKISFRTIHDHVDVSEIAGRFGGGGHQKASGCNLIEQAYKLYVLDTFLLDPIQEDAKRNRYNLKESAFGTMFKNRDEDIFFIIPNKEYWIIEKNKKALKETFEKFLDAQTYLKRIYEAWLVRDEEFVEYLMKEIRKVNP from the coding sequence ATGTATAAATTGTTATCGCATAATGATTTAGATGGAGTTGGATGTGGAATATTAGCTAAGCTTGCTTTTGGTCAAGATGTAAAAGTTCGATATAATTCTGTATCTTCACTAAATCGTGAAATTGAGTTTTTTTTAGAAAATGATAGTCCTGAAACCTTTCTTTTTATAACAGATCTTTCTCCAAGTGAGTCCAATGAACAAAAACTTGAGAAGTTTTATGAACAATACCAAAACATCCAACTGATTGATCATCATAAAACGGCACTGCATTTAAATAATTATAGATGGGGATTTGTATTAGTAGAAGATGAGCTAGGTCGTTTAACGAGTGCTACATCATTATTTTATAACTATTTAATATCTAATAAATTGTTAGAAGAAAAACGTGCCATTACTGAATTTGTTGAACTTGTTAGACAGTATGATACGTGGGAATGGGAAAAAAATGAAAACCACAAGGCACATTCTCTAAATTCCCTTTTCTTTTTAGTATCTATTGATGAGTTTGAAGAAACGATGTTAGAGCGTTTACAAACAAGTGAGCATTTCGACTTCGATGAGTTTGAAAAGAAACTATTGAATATGGAAGAGGATAAGATCGAGCGTTATATCCGTCGAAAAAGGAGAGAAATCGTTCAAGCTAAGATTGGCGAACATTTTGCAGGAATTGTTTATGCGGAATCCTATCACTCTGAACTAGGAAATGAATTGGGAAAGGAACATCCCCATCTCGACTATATTACAATTTTAAATATGGGTGGCAAAAAAATATCATTCCGTACTATTCATGATCATGTAGATGTTTCTGAAATCGCAGGAAGATTTGGTGGTGGAGGACATCAAAAAGCCTCAGGATGTAATTTGATTGAACAGGCTTACAAATTATATGTTTTAGATACTTTCCTCCTTGATCCGATTCAAGAAGATGCAAAACGAAATCGCTATAATTTAAAAGAATCTGCCTTTGGAACAATGTTTAAAAATCGAGATGAAGATATCTTCTTCATTATTCCAAATAAAGAGTATTGGATTATTGAAAAAAATAAGAAGGCGCTAAAAGAAACCTTTGAGAAATTCTTGGACGCACAAACCTATTTAAAAAGAATCTATGAAGCATGGTTAGTACGCGACGAAGAGTTTGTTGAATATTTGATGAAAGAAATAAGAAAAGTAAATCCGTAA
- a CDS encoding cytochrome P450 encodes MTVNNEMPKDEGIDHTLGLLEEGYKFILNRRRSLKSEVFETRILGKKAICMSGRDAAEIFYTPDYFKRENAAPNRVVQSLFGKNAVQTLDGDEHRNRKEMLMSIMSDERIDQLKEITKQFWEKTIDEWETKYEVILYDEMKEMLCKIACVWAGVLVEEEELKWLAKELSEMYESAASIGPTHWKGRNARNQVEKWMKELIQKIRDKKLIPPEDTALHKFALYKDANGDLLDIETVAVEIINIYRPIVAISVYINFLALAIIEHPDEKKKLKKADDKGFEMFVNEVRRYYPFFPFVAARVNRDFTWKDYEIKKDTLALLDLYGTNHDGDIWEDPEAFKPGRFIDWKEDRFTLIPQGGGDYLSGHRCAGEKVTLEIMKVSLDYLANKLDFEVPAQDLSFELNDIPSIPHSRIILRNIRRK; translated from the coding sequence ATGACGGTAAATAATGAAATGCCAAAAGATGAAGGAATCGACCACACACTTGGACTTTTAGAAGAAGGATATAAGTTTATATTAAACAGACGAAGAAGCCTAAAGTCAGAAGTATTTGAGACGAGAATACTTGGGAAGAAAGCAATTTGCATGAGTGGCAGAGATGCCGCTGAAATATTTTACACACCAGATTACTTTAAAAGGGAAAATGCAGCTCCTAATCGTGTTGTGCAAAGTTTATTTGGAAAAAATGCAGTACAAACTTTAGATGGGGATGAGCATAGAAACCGTAAAGAAATGCTAATGTCGATAATGTCAGACGAACGAATTGATCAATTAAAAGAAATTACAAAGCAATTCTGGGAAAAAACAATTGATGAATGGGAAACGAAATATGAAGTCATTTTGTATGATGAAATGAAGGAAATGTTATGCAAAATTGCATGCGTTTGGGCGGGGGTTTTAGTCGAAGAAGAAGAACTTAAATGGCTTGCTAAGGAACTAAGTGAAATGTATGAGTCGGCAGCAAGTATTGGACCAACTCACTGGAAGGGACGTAACGCACGAAACCAAGTTGAAAAATGGATGAAGGAATTAATTCAAAAAATAAGGGATAAAAAACTCATCCCCCCCGAAGATACAGCCCTTCATAAATTCGCATTGTATAAGGATGCAAATGGGGATTTATTAGACATCGAAACAGTGGCCGTTGAAATCATTAACATCTACCGCCCGATTGTAGCAATTTCTGTATATATTAATTTTTTGGCACTGGCAATCATCGAACATCCCGACGAAAAAAAGAAATTAAAAAAAGCAGACGATAAGGGATTTGAAATGTTTGTAAATGAAGTGCGCCGTTATTACCCATTTTTCCCGTTTGTAGCTGCACGCGTAAATCGTGATTTTACATGGAAAGATTATGAAATTAAAAAAGATACGTTAGCGTTACTTGATTTATATGGAACAAATCATGATGGGGATATTTGGGAGGATCCAGAAGCTTTTAAACCTGGTCGTTTCATTGATTGGAAAGAAGATCGATTCACTTTAATTCCTCAAGGAGGAGGAGATTACCTTTCGGGACATCGTTGCGCAGGTGAAAAGGTTACTTTAGAAATTATGAAGGTTAGCTTGGATTATCTAGCGAATAAACTTGATTTTGAAGTTCCAGCACAGGATCTATCCTTTGAGCTAAACGATATCCCTAGTATTCCACACAGCAGAATAATACTTCGAAATATAAGAAGAAAATAA